The following coding sequences lie in one Arthrobacter sp. SLBN-122 genomic window:
- a CDS encoding primosomal protein N', producing the protein MAPDSSVQPSLLQGFPTRQTPGGLDLAEQLPVARVLIESPLPHLDRPFDYAIPVALDQAAQPGVRVKVKFNGQDLSGFLLERVAQSDAGHTLVPLAKVVSPVPVLTPAVRDLAHAVAARYAGTVSDVLRLAVPPRVARLEKDYPGSLDPAEGEGTQPPPGTVGSSAWTAYRTGAAFLRHLASGGSPRAAVNPLQGYGTAGWPAMLAQAAAAAYASGRGALLVVPDYRDLDRLEQALKDLVPGTAVARLTADDGPTPRYRSFLRLLAGTATIAIGTRSAAFAPVRHLGLVACWDDGDDLHIEQRAPYAHAREVLLLRAEQENTACLLAGHARSTEVQRLVEAGWAVPVATERATVRRTVPRVLSTADSFEQERDPLATIARLPHAAWQAAKEGLERGPVLVQVARAGYAPSLVCEACREPARCGNCQGPLALAGTSALPQCRWCSTPAPDWKCSHCGGRQLRKGATGVLRTAEELGRAFPGTTVITSSGDQVKTTVGTGKALVVATVGAEPVAEAGYAAALLLDGDSLLRRETLRAGEDTVRRWFNAAALVRPAPDGGLVVVTATETAGTGALLRWDPAGYAQRELSLRVELQLPPAVRIASVTGPRAAVEHYTGAVEADLARTGITVRAAGPAPLLLTAPPSGRRSAEDVRTLLFFPYGQATAVVRVLRVTRAAVAAKRATDPVQLRLDGVDVL; encoded by the coding sequence TCTGGACCGCCCCTTCGACTACGCAATCCCGGTTGCACTTGACCAGGCGGCCCAGCCGGGAGTCCGGGTCAAGGTCAAGTTCAACGGCCAGGACCTCAGCGGATTCCTCCTTGAACGTGTGGCGCAGTCCGACGCCGGGCACACCCTGGTGCCCCTGGCAAAAGTCGTGTCCCCGGTTCCGGTCCTCACGCCCGCCGTCAGGGACCTCGCCCACGCCGTCGCTGCCCGCTACGCAGGGACGGTCAGCGATGTCCTGCGCCTCGCCGTACCACCCCGGGTCGCCAGGCTGGAAAAGGATTACCCCGGCTCCCTGGACCCCGCGGAGGGAGAGGGCACCCAACCCCCGCCCGGCACCGTCGGCTCTTCAGCCTGGACCGCCTACCGCACCGGTGCCGCGTTCCTCCGGCACCTGGCCAGCGGGGGATCCCCGCGCGCCGCCGTCAACCCGCTGCAGGGCTATGGTACCGCCGGTTGGCCGGCCATGCTTGCCCAGGCCGCTGCCGCAGCTTATGCCTCCGGCAGGGGCGCGCTGCTGGTGGTTCCCGACTACCGGGACCTCGACCGGCTGGAGCAGGCACTCAAGGACCTGGTACCTGGGACGGCCGTGGCCAGGCTCACGGCCGACGACGGCCCCACACCCCGGTACCGGAGCTTCCTGCGCCTGCTCGCAGGCACGGCCACCATCGCCATCGGTACGCGCTCAGCGGCCTTCGCGCCGGTGCGGCACCTGGGGCTCGTCGCGTGCTGGGACGACGGCGACGACCTCCACATCGAGCAGCGCGCACCGTACGCCCATGCCCGGGAAGTCCTGCTCCTTCGGGCCGAGCAGGAAAATACTGCCTGCCTCCTTGCAGGGCATGCACGCAGCACCGAGGTCCAGCGGCTGGTGGAAGCCGGGTGGGCCGTCCCGGTAGCAACCGAGCGTGCCACCGTCCGCAGGACTGTTCCACGCGTCCTCAGCACTGCCGACAGCTTCGAGCAGGAACGGGACCCGCTGGCAACCATCGCGCGGCTGCCGCACGCAGCATGGCAGGCCGCCAAGGAGGGACTCGAGCGCGGTCCCGTCCTGGTCCAGGTTGCCAGGGCAGGGTACGCGCCCTCGCTGGTGTGCGAAGCATGCCGGGAACCGGCCCGCTGCGGTAACTGCCAGGGACCCTTGGCGCTGGCCGGCACCTCCGCCCTGCCGCAGTGCCGGTGGTGTTCCACCCCGGCCCCGGACTGGAAGTGCTCCCACTGCGGCGGCCGGCAGCTCCGGAAAGGGGCCACCGGAGTCCTGCGCACCGCCGAGGAGCTTGGCCGGGCGTTTCCCGGCACAACGGTCATCACCTCGTCAGGGGACCAGGTAAAGACCACAGTAGGCACGGGCAAGGCGCTGGTGGTGGCAACGGTGGGGGCCGAACCGGTCGCGGAGGCCGGATATGCCGCCGCCCTGCTGCTGGACGGGGATTCCCTGCTGCGCCGGGAAACCCTCCGCGCGGGCGAAGACACCGTGCGCCGCTGGTTCAACGCCGCTGCCCTGGTGCGCCCCGCCCCGGACGGCGGGCTGGTGGTGGTCACCGCAACGGAGACCGCCGGCACCGGCGCCCTGCTGCGATGGGACCCGGCCGGCTATGCGCAGCGGGAGCTGTCCCTCCGCGTGGAACTGCAGCTTCCCCCGGCGGTCCGGATTGCCTCTGTCACCGGGCCGCGCGCCGCCGTCGAACACTACACTGGAGCCGTGGAAGCGGACCTTGCCCGCACGGGCATAACAGTCCGCGCCGCGGGCCCGGCGCCGCTCCTGCTGACCGCACCCCCCTCCGGCAGGCGCTCGGCCGAGGACGTGCGGACACTGCTGTTCTTTCCTTACGGCCAGGCCACCGCCGTCGTCCGTGTCCTGCGGGTGACCCGCGCAGCCGTGGCCGCCAAACGGGCCACGGACCCCGTGCAGCTGCGCCTGGACGGTGTTGACGTCCTGTAA